The following are from one region of the Streptomyces changanensis genome:
- a CDS encoding DUF4287 domain-containing protein, whose translation MSHVFSAETHRNLLSRIPHCTGREVADWLRTVEEGPSLVRFEEKVSWLRSEHDLAYGHAKAIIHEYDLRRAARKLV comes from the coding sequence ATGTCCCACGTCTTCTCCGCAGAGACCCACCGAAACCTGCTCTCCCGCATCCCCCACTGCACCGGCCGTGAAGTGGCCGACTGGCTGCGCACCGTCGAGGAAGGCCCCTCCCTCGTGCGTTTCGAGGAGAAGGTGAGCTGGCTCCGGAGCGAACACGACCTCGCCTACGGCCACGCCAAGGCGATCATCCACGAGTACGACCTGAGGCGCGCGGCCCGCAAACTGGTCTGA
- a CDS encoding acetyl-CoA C-acetyltransferase: MPEAVIVSAARSPIGRAFKGSLKDLRPDDLTATIIQAALAKVPELDPRDIDDLMLGCGLPGGEQGYNLGRIVAVRMGMDHLPGCTLTRYCASSLQTTRMALHAIKAGEGDVFISAGVETVSRYVKGNSDSLPDTHNPVFDEAQARTASRAEHGGDEWHDPREDGLVPDAYIAMGQTAENLALLKGVSRQEMDEFGVRSQNLAEQAIKNGFWEREITPVTLPDGTVVSTDDGPRAGVTLEGVQGLKPVFRPDGRVTAANCCPLNDGAAALVVMSDTKARELGLTPLARVVSTGVSGLSPEIMGYGPVEASRRALKHAGLTIDDIDLVEINEAFAAQVIPSYRDLGIPLEKLNVNGGAIAVGHPFGMTGARITGTLINSLQFHDKQFGLETMCVGGGQGMAMVIERLS; the protein is encoded by the coding sequence ATGCCCGAAGCCGTGATCGTCTCTGCCGCCCGCTCCCCGATCGGCCGGGCCTTCAAAGGCTCGCTGAAGGACCTGCGGCCCGACGACCTGACCGCCACGATCATCCAGGCCGCCCTCGCCAAGGTCCCCGAGCTCGACCCGCGCGACATCGACGACCTCATGCTCGGCTGCGGCCTGCCCGGCGGCGAGCAGGGGTACAACCTCGGCCGCATCGTCGCCGTGCGGATGGGCATGGACCACCTGCCCGGCTGCACGCTCACCCGCTACTGCGCCTCGTCCCTCCAGACCACGCGCATGGCCCTGCACGCCATCAAGGCGGGCGAGGGCGACGTCTTCATCTCCGCGGGCGTCGAGACGGTCTCCCGGTACGTGAAGGGCAACTCCGACAGCCTGCCGGACACGCACAACCCGGTCTTCGACGAGGCCCAGGCCCGTACCGCGTCCCGCGCCGAGCACGGCGGCGACGAGTGGCACGACCCGCGCGAGGACGGCCTCGTGCCGGACGCGTACATCGCGATGGGGCAGACCGCCGAGAACCTCGCGCTCCTCAAGGGCGTCTCGCGCCAGGAGATGGACGAGTTCGGCGTGCGGTCGCAGAACCTCGCCGAGCAGGCCATCAAGAACGGCTTCTGGGAGCGCGAGATCACCCCGGTCACGCTCCCGGACGGCACCGTGGTGAGCACGGACGACGGCCCGCGCGCCGGCGTGACCCTGGAGGGCGTGCAGGGCCTGAAGCCGGTCTTCCGCCCCGACGGCCGCGTCACCGCCGCGAACTGCTGCCCGCTCAACGACGGCGCCGCCGCGCTCGTGGTCATGTCCGACACGAAGGCGCGGGAGCTGGGCCTGACCCCGCTCGCCCGCGTCGTCTCCACCGGTGTCTCCGGCCTCTCCCCCGAGATCATGGGATACGGCCCGGTCGAGGCCAGCCGGCGGGCGCTGAAGCACGCCGGGCTCACCATCGACGACATCGACCTGGTGGAGATCAACGAGGCGTTCGCCGCCCAGGTGATCCCCTCCTACCGCGACCTCGGCATCCCGCTGGAGAAGCTGAACGTCAACGGCGGCGCCATCGCCGTCGGCCACCCCTTCGGCATGACCGGCGCCCGCATCACCGGCACGCTCATCAACAGCCTGCAGTTCCACGACAAGCAGTTCGGCCTCGAGACCATGTGCGTCGGCGGCGGCCAGGGCATGGCGATGGTGATCGAGCGCCTCTCCTGA
- a CDS encoding cystathionine beta-synthase, producing MQIHDSMISLVGNTPLVKLNSVTAGLQATVLAKVEYFNPGGSVKDRIALRMIEAAEKSGDLKPGGTIVEPTSGNTGVGLAIVAQQKGYKCIFVCPDKVSTDKINVLRAYGAEVVVCPTAVDPEHPDSYYNVSDRLVRETPGAWKPDQYSNPNNPRSHYETTGPELWEQTEGRITHFVTGVGTGGTISGTGRYLKEASGGRVKVVGADPEGSVYSGGSGRPYLVEGVGEDFWPSAYDSTVTDEIVAVSDKDSFQMTRRLAKEEGLLVGGSCGMAVVAALRVAEGLGPDDVVVVLLPDSGRGYLSKIFNDEWMADYGFLEDAGPSARVGDVLRHKEGDIPKLVHMHPEETVGEAIEVLREYGVSQMPIVKPGAGHPDVMAAEIVGSVVERELLEALFAQRASLNDPLEKHMSSPLPQVGSGEPVEDLMAVLGRADAAIVLVEGKPTGVVSRQDLLAFLAREGK from the coding sequence GTGCAAATCCACGACTCGATGATCAGCCTCGTCGGCAACACCCCGCTGGTGAAGCTCAACAGCGTCACCGCGGGCCTCCAGGCCACGGTCCTGGCCAAGGTCGAGTACTTCAACCCGGGCGGTTCGGTCAAGGACCGCATCGCCCTGCGCATGATCGAGGCGGCCGAGAAGAGCGGCGACCTCAAGCCCGGCGGCACCATCGTCGAGCCGACGTCCGGCAACACCGGCGTCGGCCTGGCGATCGTGGCCCAGCAGAAGGGCTACAAGTGCATCTTCGTCTGCCCCGACAAGGTGTCCACGGACAAGATCAACGTCCTGCGGGCGTACGGCGCCGAGGTCGTCGTCTGCCCCACGGCGGTCGACCCGGAGCACCCCGACTCCTACTACAACGTCTCCGACCGCCTCGTCCGCGAGACGCCGGGCGCCTGGAAGCCGGACCAGTACTCGAACCCGAACAACCCCCGTTCGCACTACGAGACGACCGGCCCCGAGCTGTGGGAGCAGACCGAGGGCAGGATCACGCACTTCGTCACGGGCGTCGGCACCGGAGGCACCATCTCCGGCACCGGCCGCTACCTGAAGGAGGCCAGCGGCGGCCGCGTGAAGGTCGTCGGCGCCGACCCGGAGGGCTCGGTCTACTCGGGCGGCTCCGGCCGGCCGTACCTGGTCGAGGGCGTCGGTGAGGACTTCTGGCCGTCCGCCTACGACAGCACGGTCACGGACGAGATCGTCGCCGTCTCCGACAAGGACTCGTTCCAGATGACCCGCCGCCTCGCCAAGGAGGAGGGCCTCCTCGTCGGCGGTTCCTGCGGCATGGCGGTCGTCGCGGCGCTGCGCGTCGCCGAGGGCCTCGGCCCGGACGACGTCGTCGTCGTCCTGCTGCCGGACAGCGGCCGCGGCTACCTCTCGAAGATCTTCAACGACGAGTGGATGGCCGACTACGGCTTCCTCGAGGACGCCGGCCCGTCGGCGCGCGTCGGCGACGTGCTGCGCCACAAGGAGGGCGACATCCCGAAGCTGGTGCACATGCACCCGGAGGAGACGGTCGGGGAGGCGATCGAGGTGCTGCGCGAGTACGGCGTGTCGCAGATGCCGATCGTGAAGCCGGGCGCCGGCCACCCGGACGTGATGGCCGCCGAGATCGTCGGCTCGGTCGTCGAGCGGGAGCTGTTGGAGGCGCTGTTCGCGCAGCGCGCGTCGCTGAACGACCCGCTGGAGAAGCACATGAGCTCCCCGCTCCCGCAGGTCGGCTCGGGCGAGCCGGTCGAGGACCTGATGGCCGTCCTCGGGCGGGCCGACGCGGCGATCGTGCTGGTCG
- a CDS encoding ABC transporter ATP-binding protein — protein MIPSPTTAHRATTAVAARATDLSKVYGQGETRVVALDRVTVEFPQGEYTAIMGPSGSGKSTLMHCVAGLDSFTSGSARIGETELGSLKDKQLTQLRRDKIGFIFQAFNLLPTLTALENITLPMDIAGRKPDKQWMDRVIDMVGLSGRLGHRPAQLSGGQQQRVAVARALASRPEIIFGDEPTGNLDSRSGAEVLGFLRNSVRELGQTVVMVTHDPVAASYADRVIFLADGRIVDEMLAPTADGVLDRMKEFDTKGRTS, from the coding sequence GTGATCCCCTCCCCGACGACCGCACACCGCGCCACCACCGCGGTGGCCGCCCGCGCCACGGATCTGTCCAAGGTCTACGGACAGGGCGAGACCCGCGTGGTCGCCCTCGACCGGGTCACCGTGGAGTTCCCGCAGGGCGAGTACACGGCGATCATGGGACCGTCCGGCTCCGGCAAGTCGACGCTGATGCACTGCGTGGCCGGCCTCGACAGCTTCACCAGCGGCTCCGCCCGCATCGGCGAGACCGAGCTGGGCTCGTTGAAGGACAAGCAGCTCACGCAGTTGCGCCGGGACAAGATCGGCTTCATCTTCCAGGCGTTCAACCTGCTCCCCACGCTCACCGCGCTGGAGAACATCACCCTCCCGATGGACATCGCGGGCCGCAAGCCGGACAAACAGTGGATGGACCGGGTCATCGACATGGTCGGCCTGTCCGGGCGGTTGGGCCACCGGCCCGCGCAGCTCTCCGGCGGCCAACAGCAGCGCGTGGCCGTGGCCCGCGCCCTGGCCTCCCGCCCCGAGATCATCTTCGGTGACGAGCCCACCGGCAACCTCGACTCGCGCTCGGGCGCCGAGGTCCTGGGCTTCCTGCGCAACTCGGTGCGCGAGCTCGGCCAGACCGTCGTGATGGTCACGCACGACCCGGTGGCCGCCTCCTACGCCGACCGGGTGATCTTCCTGGCGGACGGGCGCATCGTCGACGAGATGCTCGCGC
- a CDS encoding Bax inhibitor-1/YccA family protein — protein MRSSNPVFSRRGFSRDNGYAGFNAQQQAGGPAAGTNPYATNPYATDPYAQPGVQAGMPQQAPARSGVMTIDDVVSRTAITLGTVFVTAALAWFLLPVDPANLNKSYGIGIGAALVAFVLAMVQAFKRKASPALILGYAAFEGVFLGVISSAVTTYVAAGAVPQAVLGTMSVFAGVLIAYKKRWIRVNRRFYGFVMAAAIGFVLLMAVNALFAVFGGGDGLGFRSGGLGIVFGIIGIVLGACFLALDFKQVEDGVAYGAPREESWLAAFGLTMTLVWIYLEFLRLVSIFSGDD, from the coding sequence ATGAGGAGCAGCAACCCGGTCTTCTCGCGACGGGGGTTCAGCCGCGACAACGGCTACGCGGGCTTCAACGCGCAGCAGCAGGCCGGGGGCCCCGCCGCCGGAACGAACCCGTACGCGACGAACCCGTACGCGACCGACCCGTACGCCCAGCCCGGTGTGCAGGCGGGCATGCCGCAGCAGGCCCCGGCCCGCTCCGGCGTCATGACCATCGACGACGTGGTGTCGCGCACCGCCATCACGCTCGGCACGGTCTTCGTCACCGCCGCACTCGCCTGGTTCCTGCTGCCGGTCGACCCGGCGAACCTGAACAAGTCGTACGGCATCGGCATCGGCGCGGCCCTGGTGGCCTTCGTCCTCGCGATGGTGCAGGCGTTCAAGCGCAAGGCGTCGCCGGCGCTGATCCTGGGGTACGCGGCCTTCGAGGGCGTGTTCCTGGGCGTCATCTCCAGCGCCGTCACCACGTACGTCGCGGCGGGCGCCGTCCCGCAGGCGGTGCTCGGCACGATGTCGGTCTTCGCCGGCGTGCTGATCGCCTACAAGAAGCGCTGGATCCGCGTCAACCGCCGCTTCTACGGCTTCGTGATGGCGGCCGCGATCGGCTTCGTCCTGCTGATGGCGGTGAACGCCCTGTTCGCCGTCTTCGGCGGCGGTGACGGCCTGGGCTTCCGCAGCGGCGGCCTCGGCATCGTCTTCGGCATCATCGGCATCGTCCTCGGCGCGTGCTTCCTGGCCCTGGACTTCAAGCAGGTCGAGGACGGCGTCGCCTACGGCGCCCCGCGCGAGGAGTCGTGGCTGGCGGCCTTCGGCCTCACCATGACCCTGGTGTGGATCTACCTGGAGTTCCTGCGCCTGGTGTCGATCTTCTCCGGCGACGACTGA